The Neorhodopirellula lusitana genome contains a region encoding:
- a CDS encoding AAA family ATPase: protein MTSDTSNNAVDAPINESDAGLLHAARQRVLSELGKIIVGQEHVIDEILICLFSRGHVLLEGVPGLAKTLMISTLAKTLDLSFSRIQFTPDLMPADVTGTEIIEEDRATGHRELRFMPGPLFANVVLADEINRTPPKTQASLLEAMQERQVTAGRERHVLDDPFFVLATQNPIEQEGTYPLPEAQQDRFMFKIFVDYPSFDEEFEVARRTTGTVSQNAERVLTGEEILRLQHLVRQVPVSDHVIRYALSLVRQTRVGSEGVPDFVDDLVGWGAGPRAVQFLILGGKARALLQGRQHVQVEDIQALAPPVLRHRMVVNFAAESEGITSDEVISRIIDATPTTEDELSRDARFQKIFAT from the coding sequence ATGACGAGTGACACCTCCAACAACGCAGTCGACGCCCCGATCAACGAATCCGATGCGGGACTGCTTCATGCCGCCCGGCAACGCGTTCTGTCTGAACTGGGCAAAATCATTGTCGGCCAAGAACACGTGATCGACGAAATCCTGATCTGCCTCTTTAGCCGCGGGCACGTCTTGCTCGAAGGCGTGCCAGGATTGGCCAAGACATTGATGATCAGCACGCTAGCTAAAACGCTAGACCTGAGCTTCAGCCGCATCCAGTTCACGCCGGACTTGATGCCAGCCGACGTCACCGGTACTGAGATCATTGAAGAGGATCGAGCTACCGGGCATCGTGAACTTCGCTTCATGCCAGGTCCGTTGTTCGCCAACGTGGTGCTGGCCGATGAAATCAACCGGACTCCGCCAAAAACCCAAGCGTCACTGCTCGAAGCGATGCAGGAACGCCAAGTCACAGCCGGACGGGAACGTCACGTTCTGGATGACCCGTTCTTCGTGCTCGCGACCCAGAACCCGATCGAGCAGGAAGGCACCTACCCGTTGCCAGAAGCTCAACAAGACCGGTTCATGTTCAAGATCTTTGTCGACTACCCCAGCTTTGACGAAGAATTCGAAGTGGCCCGACGGACCACTGGCACGGTCAGCCAAAACGCCGAACGTGTACTCACCGGTGAAGAGATTTTGCGTTTGCAGCATCTCGTCCGCCAGGTTCCGGTCAGCGATCACGTCATTCGCTACGCCCTGTCGCTCGTTCGGCAGACCCGTGTCGGTAGCGAAGGCGTACCGGACTTCGTCGACGACTTGGTCGGTTGGGGTGCGGGTCCTCGGGCTGTGCAATTCCTAATCCTGGGTGGCAAAGCACGTGCATTGCTACAAGGTCGCCAACATGTCCAAGTTGAGGACATCCAAGCTCTCGCACCGCCCGTCTTGCGCCACCGCATGGTCGTCAACTTCGCTGCCGAAAGCGAAGGGATCACCAGCGACGAAGTGATCAGCCGAATCATCGACGCCACGCCTACCACCGAAGACGAACTGTCACGCGATGCCCGCTTCCAAAAGATATTTGCGACCTGA
- a CDS encoding response regulator, with protein MPIKFTQSCPTCGRRIDVRANLLGCTVACQHCGAEFTATASEAPVVGRESGEALLRRVESALRRAEQASVLENGSSVNTNSSLSTYSALR; from the coding sequence ATGCCAATCAAATTCACCCAATCGTGCCCGACCTGCGGCCGGCGAATCGACGTCCGAGCAAACCTGCTCGGGTGCACGGTCGCCTGCCAGCATTGTGGTGCTGAATTCACCGCTACCGCTAGCGAGGCTCCTGTTGTGGGTCGCGAAAGTGGCGAGGCGCTTCTGCGCCGGGTCGAGTCTGCACTCCGGCGTGCCGAACAGGCATCCGTGCTGGAAAACGGATCCTCGGTCAACACGAACTCTTCCCTGAGCACCTATTCTGCTCTCCGGTAA